The genomic segment AACACTCGACACACAAAGTAAACTAATTCGGATGACCCGAAACGCATGCATTCGAAGGGCTCAGACTACAAGTATTCATTAAACAATTCacgagaaagaaaagaatgaagaAAAGTTCGAAAACTTACAAGAAAGCAGGAGAAATAAGGCGGCTTCAAAGAGAACAAGCTCCCAAAATTGCCCTCGAAGAAAAGTTGCAGAGAGTGTTGGTGTTTATAATGGCGTAAAGGAAAAAGAAATGGCACGACAGGAGTATTTATAGGCACACATGAGATAGTAACCCACTCAACTTGCCACACGATCGTGTTCGTCGGATGAAGACACGTGGCACAATCTTGAGCGTCAAGAAAATAACCACCGCAGTTAATGATTACATCACTGTAATTATTTAACAGGCGCGACTTTTGAGGAGAAAAAGGGGGGGAAACTGCAACGTttcgtatatatacatatatgtatacatatattcCTACAGGAAGCTCAACCGTCACTTGACATTTCGGGGGAAAACGCAAAAATACTGTGCACCTATCACATATGTACCTGCCAGCTCAATCATggggcctacccaaacacaatcccggggacttgtatccaacaacaccccggggtaGGGGCtacaaatcaaaggaaaaatacaaaaatttTCCAAGTGACAAAAACCtaaaggcctacccaaacacaaccccggggacttgtatccaacacaacaccccggggttaggggtcacaaatcaaaggaaaaatgcAAAAAATTTCCAAGTGACAAAACCAAAAGGCCTACTTaaaacacaaccccggggacttgtatccaacaacaccccgaggttaggggccacaaatcaagGAAAATACAAAATTTTTCCAAATGACAAAACCAAAAGGCCCTACCCAACACAACCCCCGAGGACTTTGtatccaacaacaccccggggttaggggcccaaatcaaaagaaaaatgcaaaaattttccaagtgacaaaaaccaaaaggcctacccaaacacaaccccggggacttgcATCCAACAGCACCCCGAGGCTAGGGGCCGCAAATCAAAGGGAAAATGTAAAACAAAATTCTGAATCACGCAGCTCATAACACACACGCTCCGAAAAAGAAGACTACTCCCCCATCCAGGAAACCCGCATAAGGGAATGAGAGGCAAATGATATGCCATAAATAATCAAGCCCAAATAAAGAAGCAAAAGCCCAGATAGAGACACCCCAGACCCAAATTGGGGTGGTCCCCGGGGCCACACGGCACATGACAAAAATGTCAACTGTCTTATGTTACCCAAAATGGAACAATTGCATCCGAGCCGTCCATATGTAAAGATCCGAAGACAATACTGGTGGAAGAAGGACACCCAGCCCCACAGTCGATCCAAGCCGTCCAATCACTCACCAACCAAGAATGATCAAAGGTTaggatgaagaggtacaaaccccAAAAACCCTAAATCTCGGGACCTATAAAAGCCCCAAAAAGAGGATTTTAGGGGTTGAAAAACATTTAACTGCTACACACCTATACACACACCACTATACATATTTTGAAAAGCTCCttcttctctcttcttcttcttcaagaaaccACGTGGACAGGGTTCTAGCATATGTGAGAGAGGAGAAGACCCGGGAAGAAACAGAGTTATCATCATCTAATTCAAATATTATTATGTATTATTGAGGATCttcattatttaaattaaataaagttCCATTCCATGCATACTTTAGAATTCTATTATACAAGTACTGTTTCACATATCAATCTTGAGATATTCGTAATTTCATAGAATCATAGTAGAGTATAAAATAATAGATTTTTTGTATACGATGAAGCAAGAAAAGATACTCTATATACACGATGTTGAATTCTATGCCATAGTCCAAGCCCTTCGTCATTGACATCCCTACCTCatttaaagaaaatttatacTAATTTATGATCATGAAACTCTAAAACATATCAACAATCAAGGAACTTAGGTGAAAGACATGCAAAATGGATTACACTTTACAAGAATATGCTTTCATATTAAGACATAAGAGTGAAAAAAATAATCAAGTGGTCGACGCACTTACTAGGATAGTTTCTCTTCTCAACTCAACAAGCATGGAGCTTGATGTGTTCAATTCCATTCCAGATATGTACCGCAAAAATTTAGATTTTGGGCATATTTGAGAAAAGTGTAAATTTGGACAAAAAGATGATTATATACATCAAGATGATTTTTTGAGTAACCGCTCGCGTATTTCAAAATGCTCTTTTAGAGAATATATTACTCTCttcgtccctaaaaacgttttctatttgtgttggacacgtttatcaccgcacacttttgattgttaatatctttaatttcgtattactattaaatataaaaatttcattatattaaagtactcataaatacggATTGTTATCACTCAtgattatatttaatttttatagattaaacataaattaatagtcaatcgcTTTACATGAATAGTGTCAAAAGTCAAAATAGGAAACGTATAATGGGACGGAAGGAATATTAAAAAGCTACGAGAACTTGGTGAACACTTTGGACGAGGTAAACTTTTTATTGATCAAAGATAAGtatttttgggaaaatatttaTCGAGATGTGAAccattttttttttgaaaagatGTTGAATATGCCAGACACGCAAATGAGGTGTCCAAAACACATGTTATTAGCAGCCAAGAACCATGCCAGAGAGTTTATACTTTATACAAATGAAATGAGAGGAAATTGGATATAGTCCTTTCTAAAAATACAAAATGCTTTACACTGGGTACTTAACAAGGTAATTCTGAAATGAAAATAATGACATATTTACCAACTTCTAGCTTAGCACAGTATATACCTCCACTAATACATTCAACTTTGCACTCTAGAAAATAaacttctttttcttcttcttctccatGAAGGCTATGAGGTGTGCTTGTTGCACAAGGGCATCATCAAGATCCTGAACAGATACCATGATTAGACATAGGTGCAGCATATATGAACACCATTCAAGATTTTGTTGTTTCTTTGATCTAATCatcaattaataatttttttgaaaaaaacaacTAAACCTATACCTTTTTGGTAGCTGAAATCTCTTGTTCTAGATCATGGACACGAGAGAAAGCTGCATTCGGCATTGTTGCCGGTTTCTGGCTGAGAATGATGACTGTTTCCTCAAGATTGCTTATACGCTTCATCTTCATTAAGTAGTCATTGTGAGATACAGTTACTGAAGGCATATTGTAGGGATGTGCCTGACCTCTAACAGAATCATCAGCACCAGGCATAGAGCTGGAGTAGAGAGT from the Apium graveolens cultivar Ventura unplaced genomic scaffold, ASM990537v1 ctg6510, whole genome shotgun sequence genome contains:
- the LOC141703320 gene encoding phosphatidylinositol/phosphatidylcholine transfer protein SFH10-like, with product MMTLLMGIAAIVQLTRNVYRRLTAATLYSSSMPGADDSVRGQAHPYNMPSVTVSHNDYLMKMKRISNLEETVIILSQKPATMPNAAFSRVHDLEQEISATKKDLDDALVQQAHLIAFMEKKKKKKFIF